Proteins from a single region of Strix aluco isolate bStrAlu1 chromosome W, bStrAlu1.hap1, whole genome shotgun sequence:
- the LOC141917662 gene encoding syncytin-2-like → MTCTLSNHGHSPTTMPALAGFLLGVFGLCWNLHQAEGWVVPQPKQNIWVTLANMTHQETLCLSTANPENPFSTCLVGVPVDTWPIPQTLQAFSLCNSSKNCTDNWDGVYSHLPQVTQEPQELELLGSVIMDACVFFNYSYNTTRRGQNVNATNAAYHNSTAWCNYTSTNISRSFAVPLALPPGVFLICGDRAWGGVPSKLNGGPCSLGRLTLLTPNVSMILNMTRKHKRVPRTVHRFESSCRDNVEFWNPGQIITASILAPGVGVANALTTLNKLGCWLSKQTNATSLALSGLLTDVDSVRHATLQNRAAIDFLLLAQGHGCEDFEGMCCMNLSDHSESIFKSIQQLKDGVRRLTEEDGLDWLTRMFKGWGLSGWLISLVKTVGVMILVIVTVLLMLPCLVSLLQRALQKTVSAVFLAQIQKGGIVGGGSGSASSLTEEEFNLEDIPVYP, encoded by the exons ATGACGTGCACGCTGTCAAATCATGGACATTCACCGACTACA atgccggccctcgctgggttcctgctcggtgtgttcggcctgtgctggaacctgcatcaggctgaaggatgggtagttccacaacccaagcagaatatctgggtaactttggcaaatatgacacatcaagaaaccttgtgcctttctactgcgaacccggaaaatccattctccacctgtttggtgggagtgccagtagacacatggccaatcccacaaacccttcaggctttctctctttgcaactcttcaaaaaattgtacagataattgggatggtgtatatagtcaccttccacaggttacgcaagaaccccaagagctagagttgctaggctctgttataatggatgcttgtgtgttttttaattactcctataacaccacacggagagggcaaaatgtgaatgcaactaatgctgcttatcataattcaactgcttggtgcaattatacttcgactaacatctcacgatcttttgctgttcctcttgcattacctcctggtgtgtttctaatctgtggagatcgtgcctggggaggcgtcccatctaaactgaatggaggcccgtgtagcctcggacgtctcacgttattaacaccaaatgtgtcaatgattctgaatatgactcgaaaacataagcgagtcccaaggaccgttcatcggtttgaaagttcttgtcgagataacgttgaattctggaatccaggccagatcataacggcctccatattggcaccaggagttggtgttgcaaatgccttaacgactttgaataagttgggatgttggcttagcaaacagactaacgctacttctttagctttaagtggccttttaactgatgttgatagtgttagacatgctactttacagaacagggctgcaattgactttttgcttttagcgcaaggacatggatgtgaagattttgaaggaatgtgttgcatgaatttgtctgaccactcagaatctatttttaaaagtatacagcAGCTGAAGGATGGTGTGAGGCGTCTAACAGAAGAGGACGGATTGGATTGGCttacaaggatgtttaaaggatggggactttctggatggttgatatctctggtcaaaactgtgggggtcatgatcttggtaattgtgactgtgcttttgatgttgccatgtcttgtcagtcttctgcaaagggccctgcagaagactgtttctgcagtatttctagcacaaatacaaaaagggggaattgtcgggggaggcagcgggtctgcctctagtctaactgaagaagaatttaaccttgaagacattccagtgtatccatga